The proteins below come from a single Synechococcus sp. WH 8101 genomic window:
- the pyrH gene encoding UMP kinase, whose product MAYARALLKLSGEALMGDQGYGIDPAIVQSIAEDVARVVAGGTQLAIVVGGGNIFRGLKGSAAGMDRATADYVGMLATVMNAITLQDGLERAGVETRVQTAIAMQEMAEPYIRRKAIRHLEKGRVVVFGAGCGNPFFTTDTTAALRAAEISADVVFKATKVDGVYDRDPNVHANAVRYDHLTFQQVLSGELAVMDSTAIALCKDNNIPIVVFNLFEPGNIGRAVAGESIGSRISN is encoded by the coding sequence ATGGCTTACGCACGTGCCCTTCTCAAACTCAGCGGCGAAGCGCTGATGGGAGATCAGGGGTATGGAATTGACCCCGCCATCGTTCAATCCATCGCTGAAGACGTGGCTCGCGTGGTTGCCGGAGGCACCCAACTTGCGATTGTTGTGGGTGGCGGCAACATTTTTCGCGGCCTCAAGGGATCGGCGGCGGGGATGGACCGAGCCACCGCCGACTATGTGGGCATGCTGGCCACAGTGATGAATGCGATCACCCTCCAGGACGGCCTGGAGCGGGCGGGGGTGGAAACCCGGGTGCAGACCGCCATCGCCATGCAGGAAATGGCTGAGCCCTACATCCGCCGCAAGGCGATCCGCCATCTCGAAAAGGGACGGGTGGTGGTGTTCGGAGCGGGTTGCGGCAATCCCTTCTTCACCACCGACACCACCGCCGCTCTGCGCGCAGCCGAGATCAGTGCCGACGTGGTGTTCAAAGCCACGAAAGTGGATGGGGTCTATGACCGTGACCCCAACGTGCATGCCAACGCCGTGCGTTACGACCACCTCACCTTCCAGCAGGTGCTGAGCGGAGAGCTGGCGGTGATGGACAGCACCGCCATCGCCCTGTGCAAAGACAACAACATTCCGATTGTGGTTTTCAATCTGTTCGAGCCCGGCAACATCGGCAGAGCCGTGGCCGGCGAATCCATTGGTTCCCGCATCAGCAACTAA
- the frr gene encoding ribosome recycling factor, with protein MSQNDLEASMHKSVESTQRMFNTIRTGRANSSLLDRISVEYYGADTPLKSLATLSTPDSQTIQIQPFDISALAAIEKAIAMSELGFTPNNDGKVIRINVPPLTEERRKEFCKLASKYAEEGKVALRNIRRDAIDKVKKQEKEGEISEDQSRDEQDKVQKLTDRFIAAIETHLADKEADILKV; from the coding sequence ATGTCGCAGAACGATCTCGAAGCCAGCATGCATAAGTCGGTGGAATCCACCCAACGCATGTTCAACACGATCCGCACCGGTCGTGCCAATTCTTCGCTGCTCGACCGCATCAGTGTCGAGTACTACGGCGCCGACACCCCCCTGAAGTCGCTCGCCACCCTGTCGACGCCCGATTCACAAACGATTCAGATTCAGCCCTTCGACATCAGCGCCCTGGCAGCGATTGAAAAGGCGATTGCCATGAGTGAGCTGGGATTCACTCCCAACAACGACGGCAAAGTGATCCGCATCAACGTGCCTCCCCTCACCGAGGAGCGACGCAAGGAATTCTGCAAGTTGGCCTCGAAATATGCCGAAGAAGGCAAAGTGGCCCTGCGCAACATCCGCCGCGATGCCATCGACAAAGTGAAGAAGCAGGAGAAAGAGGGTGAGATCTCTGAAGACCAGAGCCGCGATGAACAAGACAAAGTTCAGAAACTGACGGATCGCTTCATCGCTGCCATCGAAACCCACCTCGCTGACAAAGAAGCCGACATCCTCAAAGTGTGA
- a CDS encoding NAD(P)/FAD-dependent oxidoreductase — translation MSQSVASLDADVLILGAGAAGGAAAFHLAAAGHRVLVLERDGNERIKPCGGGMAASVQQWFPFPLAPAVEEVIRRVDFSWCLSDPVVAELPGSAPFWIVRRERLDQLLLEEAMAKGCRIERGFGVDDVQRDGEHWCVRSTDGRTVRGRAVVIANGSNSPWPARFGLGPSSLHLASTTSVRLQGRGSLQPGAARFEFGLVHHGFAWAFPIADGVNVGVGTFIGRQADSSDTILQQLLPDLGFPSDAGLRQTASLRVWNGHERLDGDGILAVGDSASLCDPFLAEGLRPALMSGCEAATHLNRWLRGECSDLRGYSIGMRQRWGDSMAWGRRIAQVFYRFPKVGYQLGVKRPTAPQRIAQILSGEMGYGDIAQRVIRRLLLQRR, via the coding sequence ATGAGCCAGTCGGTGGCCAGTCTTGACGCCGATGTTCTGATCCTCGGCGCCGGCGCCGCCGGTGGAGCCGCGGCCTTTCATCTCGCCGCTGCCGGCCATCGGGTGCTGGTGCTGGAGAGGGACGGAAACGAGCGGATCAAGCCCTGTGGCGGCGGCATGGCGGCCTCCGTGCAGCAGTGGTTCCCCTTTCCCCTCGCCCCGGCGGTGGAGGAGGTGATCCGTCGCGTTGACTTCAGTTGGTGCCTCAGTGATCCGGTGGTTGCCGAGCTACCCGGCAGCGCACCGTTCTGGATTGTGCGCCGGGAACGGCTGGATCAGCTGCTGCTGGAGGAGGCCATGGCGAAGGGGTGCCGGATCGAGCGCGGCTTTGGCGTCGATGACGTCCAGCGGGACGGTGAGCATTGGTGCGTGCGCTCCACAGACGGACGCACCGTGCGCGGCCGAGCGGTGGTGATCGCCAATGGCTCCAACTCCCCCTGGCCAGCGCGGTTCGGGCTCGGGCCCTCAAGCCTGCACCTGGCCAGCACCACCTCGGTGCGCCTCCAGGGGCGGGGATCCCTGCAACCCGGAGCGGCCCGATTTGAATTCGGCCTGGTGCATCACGGCTTCGCCTGGGCCTTTCCCATCGCCGATGGCGTCAATGTGGGGGTTGGAACCTTCATCGGGCGCCAGGCAGACAGCAGCGACACGATCCTGCAGCAGCTCCTGCCCGACCTGGGATTTCCCTCCGACGCTGGCCTGCGCCAGACCGCTTCCCTGCGGGTCTGGAACGGCCATGAGCGTCTCGATGGCGATGGAATCCTGGCCGTGGGGGATTCAGCCTCCCTCTGCGATCCCTTTCTCGCTGAAGGGCTGCGGCCTGCGCTGATGAGCGGCTGCGAAGCGGCCACCCACCTGAACCGCTGGTTGCGGGGAGAGTGCAGCGATCTGCGCGGCTACAGCATCGGCATGCGGCAACGCTGGGGTGACTCGATGGCCTGGGGACGACGCATCGCCCAGGTGTTCTATCGCTTTCCGAAGGTGGGGTATCAGCTCGGAGTCAAACGGCCCACAGCACCCCAACGGATCGCTCAGATCCTCTCCGGTGAGATGGGATACGGAGACATCGCCCAGCGGGTAATCCGACGCCTGTTGTTGCAACGGCGTTAA